The Citrifermentans bemidjiense Bem genome window below encodes:
- the lnt gene encoding apolipoprotein N-acyltransferase: MNLGRSAAGRYLLALLSGGMLALAFPEPGISALAWIAFVPLFLAAAGASPGEGFRLGFTAGCAAYAGILYWLNIVMTTYGKLPLAASVALYLALAGYLALYPGIVVWLTRRCESKRIGLMLSFPFLWVAGELVRSYLLTGFPWANLGYSQYRTLPLIQISDLTGVYGVSFLVAFANVVFYRIWVSMRHRERYPVTGLLALLVLIAATMGYGVIALSRPEKGELQRVLMVQGNIRQEQKWDPAFQQSTVATYERLTRKGAQSPGTLVVWPESALPFFLQSEPRYAARVKALAAELKSYLLTGSPAYDQEGEKVRYLNSAFLISPAGVVAGRSDKLHLVPFGEYVPLASLLPFVNKLVEGIGDFSPGKGATPLKTGNGKIGVLVCFEGIFPEVARAYVENGATMLVNITNDAWFGRSSAPYQHLSMTVFRAVENRVPLVRAANTGISSVIDSKGHIRGMTPLFEEATLSGEVRMGTGGTFYSRYGDIFALLCLGTGIALGAACFRKKRF, translated from the coding sequence ATGAACCTTGGGAGGTCTGCTGCGGGGCGCTACCTGCTGGCGCTTCTTTCCGGGGGGATGCTGGCGCTGGCATTCCCGGAGCCGGGCATCTCGGCTTTGGCCTGGATCGCTTTCGTGCCGCTGTTTCTGGCCGCAGCCGGCGCTTCACCGGGGGAGGGCTTCAGGCTCGGTTTCACCGCCGGTTGCGCCGCCTATGCCGGCATCCTTTACTGGCTGAACATAGTGATGACTACCTACGGGAAGCTCCCCCTGGCCGCGAGCGTCGCCCTTTACCTGGCGCTGGCAGGCTACCTGGCGCTCTACCCCGGGATCGTCGTCTGGCTTACGCGGCGCTGCGAGTCGAAGCGGATAGGGCTGATGCTCTCGTTCCCTTTTTTGTGGGTGGCGGGGGAGCTCGTCCGCTCCTATCTTCTCACCGGTTTCCCCTGGGCCAACCTCGGCTATTCGCAGTACCGGACCCTGCCGTTGATCCAGATCAGCGACCTCACCGGGGTTTACGGGGTCAGTTTCCTGGTCGCCTTCGCCAACGTGGTTTTCTACCGGATCTGGGTATCCATGCGCCACAGGGAGCGCTATCCGGTGACGGGCCTGTTGGCGCTGCTGGTGCTGATCGCAGCCACCATGGGGTATGGCGTCATCGCGCTCAGCCGCCCGGAGAAGGGGGAGCTGCAGCGGGTCCTCATGGTGCAGGGGAACATCCGTCAGGAACAGAAGTGGGACCCCGCCTTCCAGCAATCGACCGTGGCGACCTACGAGCGGCTCACCCGCAAGGGTGCGCAAAGCCCCGGCACCCTGGTGGTCTGGCCCGAGAGCGCGCTTCCCTTCTTCCTGCAGTCGGAGCCTCGCTACGCCGCGCGGGTTAAGGCCCTGGCGGCGGAGCTGAAAAGCTACCTGCTGACCGGGAGCCCCGCCTACGACCAGGAGGGAGAAAAGGTGCGCTACCTGAACAGCGCGTTTCTGATCTCCCCGGCCGGCGTGGTTGCCGGAAGAAGCGACAAGCTGCACCTGGTTCCCTTCGGCGAGTACGTGCCGCTGGCGTCCCTGCTCCCCTTCGTGAACAAGCTGGTGGAGGGGATCGGCGACTTCTCCCCCGGAAAGGGGGCGACACCGCTTAAGACCGGCAACGGGAAGATCGGGGTCCTGGTCTGCTTCGAGGGGATCTTCCCTGAGGTGGCGCGCGCCTACGTGGAAAACGGGGCGACCATGCTGGTGAACATCACCAACGACGCCTGGTTCGGGCGCTCTTCCGCTCCCTATCAGCATCTCTCCATGACGGTGTTCCGGGCCGTCGAGAACCGGGTTCCGCTGGTGCGCGCGGCGAACACCGGGATCTCCTCGGTGATAGACAGCAAGGGTCACATCCGGGGCATGACCCCGCTCTTCGAGGAGGCGACCCTTTCCGGGGAGGTGAGGATGGGGACCGGCGGCACCTTTTACAGCCGCTACGGCGACATCTTTGCGCTCCTTTGCCTGGGGACCGGCATCGCGCTCGGCGCGGCCTGCTTCAGAAAGAAACGCTTTTAG
- a CDS encoding hemolysin family protein — protein MEEDNGSKGQGLIESLTRLLYGKKRVTEAEIQEMMDAGEEEGVINQEENAMIRSILGLGDSMVREIMLPRMEMSCVSIEDEVSEVLKSIIASGHSRLPVYEGTIDNVIGLIYAKDLLRYWGEPDHAIELRKLIRPPFFIPETKNLEELLHDFKKRRVHMAVVIDEYGGTAGLVTIEDLLEQIVGDIQDEYDLETERLSVQADNSIVADGRLPIEELQEHFDVVVEKDKFETVGGLIFHLTGRIPAAGEVIESDDLVLTVLEADDRRIAKVHIARREARPQDKESEAP, from the coding sequence TTGGAAGAGGATAACGGAAGCAAGGGGCAGGGCTTGATCGAGTCCCTCACCAGGCTCTTGTACGGCAAGAAGCGGGTCACCGAGGCCGAGATCCAGGAGATGATGGACGCCGGCGAGGAAGAAGGGGTCATCAACCAGGAGGAGAACGCGATGATCCGTTCCATCCTGGGCCTGGGTGACTCCATGGTGCGCGAGATCATGCTGCCGCGCATGGAGATGTCCTGCGTCTCCATCGAGGACGAGGTGAGCGAGGTGCTGAAATCCATCATCGCCTCCGGCCATTCCCGCCTCCCTGTCTACGAAGGAACCATCGACAACGTGATCGGCCTCATCTACGCCAAGGACCTGCTGAGGTACTGGGGGGAGCCGGACCACGCGATTGAGCTTAGAAAGCTGATCCGCCCGCCGTTTTTCATCCCCGAGACCAAGAACCTGGAGGAGTTGCTGCACGACTTCAAGAAGCGGCGGGTGCACATGGCTGTCGTCATCGACGAGTACGGCGGCACGGCCGGGCTCGTCACCATCGAGGACCTCTTGGAGCAGATCGTGGGGGACATCCAGGACGAGTACGACCTGGAGACCGAGCGGCTGTCGGTGCAAGCGGACAACTCCATCGTGGCCGACGGCAGGCTCCCCATCGAGGAGCTGCAGGAGCATTTCGACGTGGTGGTGGAGAAGGACAAGTTCGAGACGGTGGGGGGGCTCATTTTCCATCTCACCGGGCGCATCCCCGCCGCCGGAGAGGTGATCGAGAGCGACGACCTGGTCTTGACCGTGCTGGAGGCTGACGACAGGCGCATCGCCAAGGTGCATATCGCCAGGCGCGAGGCGCGGCCGCAGGACAAGGAGTCCGAGGCGCCGTGA
- a CDS encoding HD domain-containing protein, which translates to MMSDAEVPGLEPLRAWFASYCDSFRSADPEQQRNFDLKEKHTRNVCLAARRIAQGESPRFCTLAEVAAVCHDLGRFPQFRDYHTFKDSDSVNHAHLSAQVVKQRALLDFLPREEREAVEIAVRLHNAFEVPAGLPPETEKLLRLLRDADKLDIWRVFIEYFETPEEERPSAAGLGFPDLPGCSPEVMDAVRKGKMVHLSSLRSLNDFKLLQLSWIYDINFVSTLRLIRERGVLEQFAAILPADEAVADVLAQVRGYLERRLKEGAGAA; encoded by the coding sequence ATGATGAGTGACGCGGAGGTTCCGGGTCTGGAACCGCTGCGGGCTTGGTTTGCCTCGTATTGCGATTCCTTCCGCAGCGCGGACCCGGAACAGCAGCGCAACTTCGACCTCAAGGAAAAACATACCCGCAACGTCTGCCTCGCCGCCCGCCGCATCGCGCAGGGGGAGAGCCCGAGGTTCTGCACGCTGGCGGAGGTGGCCGCCGTTTGCCATGACCTGGGCCGCTTCCCCCAATTCAGGGACTACCACACCTTTAAAGACAGCGATTCCGTGAACCACGCCCATCTCTCGGCCCAAGTGGTTAAGCAGCGCGCCCTGCTCGATTTCCTCCCTCGTGAGGAGCGGGAAGCTGTGGAGATAGCGGTACGGCTGCATAACGCCTTCGAGGTCCCGGCCGGACTTCCCCCTGAAACGGAAAAACTGCTGCGTCTGCTGCGCGATGCCGACAAGCTCGACATCTGGCGCGTCTTCATCGAGTACTTCGAAACTCCGGAAGAGGAGCGCCCCTCCGCCGCCGGCCTCGGGTTTCCGGACCTGCCGGGGTGCTCTCCCGAAGTGATGGATGCGGTGAGAAAAGGGAAGATGGTGCACCTCTCCAGCCTGAGGAGCCTGAACGACTTCAAGCTCCTGCAGTTGTCATGGATCTACGACATCAACTTCGTCTCGACTCTCAGGCTTATCCGGGAGAGGGGCGTGCTGGAGCAGTTCGCCGCCATCCTCCCCGCTGACGAGGCGGTCGCCGACGTGCTGGCACAGGTGCGGGGATATCTGGAGCGGCGCCTGAAAGAGGGCGCCGGCGCGGCATAG
- the prfB gene encoding peptide chain release factor 2 (programmed frameshift) codes for MFREEIAKVEELTERIDKLRGSLEVDDKKERMQELEELTSRPDFWNDAENAQKVLRSRTAMEKDVTTWESLDKQARDIKELIELGSEEQDEATLAEVAAMNAQLETGVSQAEFRRMLSGPHDASGAFVSINSGAGGTESQDWAEMLLRMYLRYCEKKGWKTEITDYQEGDGAGVKGVTFAVTGEFAYGYLKAEAGIHRLVRISPFDSSARRHTSFASAFVFPVIEEEDIEIKIAESDLRIDTYRSSGAGGQHVNTTDSAIRITHIPTGTVVACQSERSQHMNKATAMKVLRSKLYEMELREREAKASDIAGEKKEIGWGSQIRSYVLHPYKMVKDLRTGVESGNPDAVLDGSLDDFVVPYLMGVRRETKDI; via the exons ATGTTCAGAGAAGAAATTGCCAAGGTAGAAGAACTCACCGAGCGTATTGACAAGCTCCGGGGGTCTCTT GAAGTAGATGACAAGAAGGAGCGGATGCAGGAACTCGAGGAGCTGACCTCCCGCCCGGATTTCTGGAACGATGCGGAAAACGCCCAGAAGGTGCTCAGGTCCAGGACCGCGATGGAAAAGGACGTCACCACCTGGGAGAGCCTCGACAAACAGGCGCGGGACATAAAGGAGCTGATCGAGCTGGGGAGCGAGGAGCAGGACGAGGCGACCCTGGCCGAGGTAGCCGCCATGAACGCGCAGCTGGAGACCGGGGTGTCCCAGGCGGAATTCCGCAGGATGCTTTCCGGCCCCCACGACGCCTCGGGGGCCTTCGTCTCCATCAACTCCGGGGCGGGGGGGACCGAGTCCCAGGACTGGGCCGAGATGTTGTTGCGGATGTACCTGCGCTACTGCGAGAAGAAGGGGTGGAAGACCGAGATCACCGATTACCAGGAAGGCGACGGCGCCGGGGTAAAGGGGGTCACCTTCGCGGTCACCGGCGAATTCGCCTACGGCTATTTGAAGGCCGAGGCGGGAATCCACCGGCTGGTGCGCATCTCCCCCTTCGACAGCTCCGCCCGGCGCCACACCTCGTTCGCCTCGGCTTTCGTCTTCCCGGTAATCGAGGAGGAAGACATCGAGATCAAGATCGCCGAGAGCGACCTGCGCATCGACACCTACCGTTCCAGCGGCGCCGGCGGGCAGCACGTCAACACCACCGACTCCGCCATCAGGATCACCCACATCCCCACCGGGACCGTGGTCGCCTGCCAGAGCGAGCGGAGCCAGCACATGAACAAGGCCACCGCCATGAAGGTGCTGCGCTCGAAGCTCTACGAGATGGAGCTGCGCGAGCGGGAAGCAAAGGCGTCGGACATAGCGGGTGAGAAGAAGGAAATCGGCTGGGGGAGCCAGATCCGCTCCTACGTGCTGCACCCGTACAAGATGGTGAAGGACCTGCGCACCGGTGTGGAGAGCGGCAACCCGGACGCCGTCCTCGACGGTTCCCTCGACGACTTCGTGGTCCCGTACCTTATGGGAGTGCGCCGGGAGACCAAGGATATTTAG
- a CDS encoding PilZ domain-containing protein: MKDRRNFSRVEFRVSALLQAEGVAIKGEVTDVSLHGLYMETDEQIPMGSPVEITIYLSATTEPVVINVKGTVARLVPGGIGCAFDKMDIESFAHLRSIISYQGGDESKVMAEFSEYIVRKMHDE, encoded by the coding sequence ATGAAAGACAGACGCAATTTTTCTCGGGTCGAGTTCAGGGTTTCGGCGTTGCTGCAGGCAGAGGGTGTGGCGATAAAGGGCGAGGTTACGGACGTAAGTCTGCACGGTCTCTACATGGAGACCGATGAGCAGATACCGATGGGGAGTCCTGTGGAGATCACCATCTACCTTTCCGCGACCACCGAGCCCGTCGTCATCAACGTGAAAGGGACAGTGGCAAGGCTGGTGCCGGGGGGGATCGGGTGCGCCTTCGACAAGATGGACATCGAATCCTTCGCCCATCTCCGCAGCATCATCTCCTACCAGGGCGGGGACGAGTCCAAGGTCATGGCCGAGTTTTCCGAGTACATCGTCAGGAAGATGCATGATGAGTGA
- a CDS encoding NlpC/P60 family protein — translation MFKKIHVLAICLMLLAPAATGCAAQRAGLSSVGYAIQVGAFSDVKNAERVTRKLQEQGIEAFYFKKENGIYAVRFGDFPRREDARKVAQKLVKDRVVTSYFIATPQAERTPAVREPSLHKTPSPSIAKPPALPRKTEESVAKRDRSDMGGIAARTAERFVGIPYRWGGDTVVDGMDCSGFVRAVYNLCGVNIPRTSREQYRVGDVVGRDELKDGDLVFFGGSPEEINHVGIFVGNGRFVHAPRRGDDIKVSSMDESYFQKRFIGAKRYF, via the coding sequence ATGTTCAAAAAAATTCACGTACTGGCCATCTGCCTGATGCTCCTGGCGCCGGCTGCCACCGGATGCGCCGCCCAGCGCGCAGGACTTTCCAGCGTAGGCTATGCCATCCAGGTCGGGGCCTTCTCCGACGTCAAAAACGCCGAGCGCGTCACCCGCAAGCTGCAGGAGCAGGGGATCGAGGCTTTCTACTTCAAGAAGGAGAACGGCATCTACGCCGTGCGCTTCGGCGACTTCCCCCGCCGCGAGGACGCGAGGAAGGTGGCCCAGAAGCTGGTGAAGGACCGGGTGGTAACCTCGTATTTCATCGCCACGCCGCAGGCCGAGCGGACCCCGGCGGTCCGCGAGCCCTCGCTGCACAAGACACCCTCTCCCTCCATCGCCAAGCCGCCGGCGCTGCCTAGAAAAACCGAGGAATCCGTGGCCAAGCGCGACAGAAGCGACATGGGGGGGATCGCCGCCCGCACTGCCGAGCGCTTCGTCGGGATCCCGTACCGTTGGGGCGGGGATACCGTCGTCGACGGCATGGACTGCAGCGGCTTCGTGCGCGCCGTCTACAACCTGTGCGGCGTCAACATCCCCCGTACTTCACGGGAGCAGTACCGCGTGGGGGACGTGGTGGGGCGGGATGAGTTGAAGGACGGCGACCTGGTATTTTTCGGCGGCTCCCCCGAGGAGATCAACCATGTGGGGATCTTCGTCGGCAACGGCCGTTTCGTCCACGCCCCGCGCAGGGGTGACGACATCAAGGTGAGTTCCATGGACGAGTCGTACTTCCAGAAGCGATTTATCGGCGCTAAAAGGTATTTTTAA
- a CDS encoding class II fructose-bisphosphate aldolase: MPVTSSDFVKALEVGRPPNVAKLFPNSKALLVSGKVIDRAMNAKGHALALAANGRNHFVIRGVLAAAQRANAAVLIEIAKSEGGQKAYCPVNYWNMARQVDAVANELGITIPVAIHADHYGIKGEGDIKSAKVEIPSMFDAGITSIAIDASHLPDEENLLANLELNQFIPAWAGLETEVGEIKGKEGLSTVPEALFLIKGLNAHGVFPDWIALNNGTTHGIEASDAGIQVELTAEIHEAIKQYGVNGAQHGTSGNSYDRLRQIAQKTRTTKANVATALQFISWGLEVNDYGNAKLDANGNFIKVKGEGMTEELWTEMVAFADSKGWKKGDYKNLNLPFENKLLAQPKEARDRMAKRVEDFAYKLITEVFNSGDTAPLAVDAILKAGSYDLGPKGKRVEDPAQWTKEMLPKQAAGLSRDKGPAGNFED, encoded by the coding sequence ATGCCCGTAACGTCTTCAGATTTCGTCAAAGCCCTCGAAGTAGGCCGTCCCCCCAACGTCGCGAAGCTTTTCCCCAATTCCAAGGCTTTGCTGGTCAGCGGCAAGGTGATCGATCGCGCCATGAACGCCAAGGGGCACGCGCTCGCACTGGCAGCCAACGGCAGGAATCACTTCGTCATCCGCGGCGTACTGGCTGCGGCACAAAGGGCCAACGCCGCCGTCCTCATCGAGATTGCCAAGTCCGAGGGGGGCCAGAAAGCGTATTGCCCCGTGAACTACTGGAACATGGCCCGCCAGGTCGACGCCGTCGCCAACGAACTCGGCATCACCATTCCGGTCGCCATCCATGCCGACCACTACGGCATCAAGGGTGAGGGGGACATCAAGTCGGCGAAGGTCGAGATCCCCAGCATGTTCGACGCCGGCATCACCTCCATCGCCATCGACGCCTCCCACCTCCCCGACGAAGAGAACCTCCTGGCGAACCTGGAGCTGAACCAGTTCATCCCGGCCTGGGCCGGCCTTGAGACCGAGGTAGGCGAGATCAAGGGTAAAGAGGGGCTTTCCACCGTGCCCGAAGCGCTTTTCCTGATCAAGGGACTGAACGCCCACGGCGTCTTCCCGGACTGGATCGCCCTCAATAACGGCACCACCCACGGGATCGAGGCGTCCGACGCCGGCATCCAGGTGGAACTGACCGCCGAAATCCACGAGGCCATCAAGCAGTACGGCGTGAACGGCGCCCAGCACGGCACCTCCGGCAACAGCTACGACAGGCTGCGCCAGATCGCCCAGAAGACCCGCACCACCAAGGCCAACGTCGCCACGGCGCTGCAGTTCATCTCCTGGGGGCTCGAGGTCAACGACTACGGCAACGCCAAGCTCGACGCGAACGGCAACTTCATCAAGGTGAAGGGCGAGGGGATGACCGAGGAGCTTTGGACCGAAATGGTCGCCTTCGCCGATTCCAAGGGGTGGAAGAAGGGGGATTACAAAAACCTCAACCTCCCGTTCGAAAACAAGCTCCTGGCACAGCCCAAGGAGGCGCGTGACAGGATGGCCAAGCGGGTCGAGGATTTTGCCTACAAGCTCATCACCGAGGTATTCAACTCCGGCGATACCGCGCCGCTTGCCGTCGATGCCATTTTGAAAGCCGGCTCTTACGACCTAGGCCCCAAGGGTAAGCGCGTCGAGGATCCGGCACAGTGGACCAAGGAAATGCTCCCGAAGCAGGCTGCCGGGCTTTCCAGGGATAAAGGACCTGCAGGCAACTTCGAAGACTAA
- a CDS encoding DUF1015 domain-containing protein — MAFIKPFKAVRPKKELAEKVAALPYDVMNTEEAIAMAAGNPMSFLHISRPEIDLPQGTDVHSEGVYVKGHENLKGFLAQGVLVQDESEQYYVYRQKMGGITQTGLVVCAGVDDYQSGTIKKHELTRADKEEDRVKHIDVLNANDEPVFYTYRNNPGITRTIEEVTKGEPVYDFTTDDGVSHALWTIADRALIDSLTSSFAAIPTLYVADGHHRSAAASRVRDLRKNANDKHTGSEEYNYFLTVIFPDNEMTIMPYNRVLKDLNGRSVAEYMARVAERFEVTPVCGPVKPGERHQFGMFLAGKWYELVPREESFSETDPVASMDVSILQDNLLNPVLGVRNPRTDQRIHFVGGIRGVEELERVVNSGEYEVAFSLFPTSIEELMSLADVDKIMPPKSTWFEPKLRSGLFIHMLD, encoded by the coding sequence ATGGCATTTATCAAACCGTTCAAAGCGGTACGCCCGAAGAAGGAGCTGGCCGAGAAAGTGGCCGCTCTCCCCTATGACGTCATGAACACCGAAGAGGCCATCGCGATGGCCGCCGGGAACCCGATGAGCTTTCTGCACATCTCCCGCCCCGAGATCGACCTGCCGCAGGGGACCGATGTCCACTCCGAAGGGGTCTACGTCAAGGGACATGAAAACCTGAAGGGTTTCCTGGCGCAGGGTGTGCTGGTTCAGGACGAAAGCGAGCAGTATTACGTCTACCGCCAGAAGATGGGGGGGATCACCCAGACCGGCTTGGTCGTCTGCGCCGGGGTGGATGACTATCAAAGCGGCACCATCAAGAAGCACGAGCTGACCCGCGCCGACAAGGAAGAGGACCGGGTGAAGCATATCGACGTTTTGAACGCCAACGACGAGCCGGTCTTTTACACCTACCGCAACAACCCCGGCATCACCCGGACCATTGAAGAGGTCACCAAGGGGGAGCCGGTCTACGATTTCACCACCGACGACGGCGTCTCCCATGCCCTTTGGACCATCGCCGACCGCGCCCTCATCGACTCCCTGACCAGCAGCTTCGCGGCCATCCCGACCCTCTACGTCGCCGACGGCCACCACCGGAGCGCCGCGGCGAGCCGGGTGCGCGACCTCAGGAAGAACGCCAACGATAAGCACACCGGCAGCGAAGAGTACAACTACTTCCTCACCGTGATCTTCCCGGACAACGAGATGACCATCATGCCCTACAACCGCGTGTTGAAGGATCTCAACGGGCGGAGCGTGGCCGAGTACATGGCCCGGGTCGCGGAGCGCTTCGAGGTTACCCCGGTCTGCGGCCCGGTGAAGCCGGGCGAGCGGCACCAGTTCGGCATGTTCCTGGCCGGGAAGTGGTACGAACTCGTTCCCCGCGAGGAGTCCTTTTCCGAGACGGACCCGGTGGCGTCGATGGACGTCTCCATCCTCCAGGACAACCTGCTCAACCCGGTCCTCGGGGTGCGCAACCCGCGCACCGACCAGCGCATCCATTTCGTGGGGGGGATCCGCGGGGTTGAGGAGCTGGAGAGGGTGGTGAATTCCGGAGAATACGAGGTCGCCTTCTCGCTCTTCCCGACCTCCATCGAGGAGCTTATGTCGCTGGCCGACGTGGACAAGATCATGCCGCCCAAGTCGACCTGGTTCGAACCCAAACTCAGAAGCGGTCTGTTCATCCACATGCTCGACTAG
- a CDS encoding FKBP-type peptidyl-prolyl cis-trans isomerase gives MRNVEKFIVVLLLLAAVAIPACSQKEAKPVTEKAAESKAPAGATVTASGLSYTDIVKGTGAAPTSGKMVTVHYTGVLENGTKFDSSVDRGQPFSFRIGAGEVIPGWDEGVISMKVGGKRKLVIPPQLGYGASGAGGVIPPNATLIFDVELLDVGK, from the coding sequence ATGCGCAACGTAGAGAAGTTCATCGTCGTTTTGCTGCTCCTGGCTGCAGTAGCCATTCCCGCATGTTCCCAGAAAGAGGCGAAGCCGGTGACGGAAAAGGCCGCCGAGAGCAAGGCCCCCGCCGGCGCGACGGTGACTGCTTCCGGGCTCTCCTATACCGATATCGTTAAAGGTACCGGCGCCGCTCCCACCTCCGGGAAGATGGTGACCGTGCATTACACGGGCGTCTTGGAAAACGGCACCAAGTTCGACAGCTCCGTCGATCGCGGCCAGCCCTTCAGCTTCCGCATCGGTGCGGGCGAGGTGATCCCCGGGTGGGACGAAGGTGTCATCTCCATGAAGGTCGGCGGCAAAAGAAAGCTGGTCATCCCGCCGCAGCTTGGTTACGGCGCGTCAGGGGCCGGCGGGGTGATTCCCCCGAACGCCACGTTGATCTTCGATGTGGAACTGCTGGACGTAGGGAAGTAG